The following are encoded in a window of Citrobacter freundii genomic DNA:
- a CDS encoding DUF1190 domain-containing protein, with product MARKRKSGQKKLGTGHSAIARMNRPVNPFEKKRSRYSGKYLTLAIMGGAAFFILKGCGDDTGSDNDGDGRFYSTVSECIDDGNTATVCADGWNNAKTEFYGKVPTQLSKASCQTQFGDCYLDSTDQSWVPVFTGFLLSRVIRKDRDEQYVYSSGGSSYVSRPVWRTTSGDYAWRSGSGKNDTATTHAYTTKKVSTVSRGGYGRSSSARGHWGG from the coding sequence ATGGCTAGAAAACGTAAATCCGGACAAAAGAAATTGGGAACAGGTCATTCGGCGATCGCCCGAATGAATCGCCCGGTGAATCCCTTTGAGAAAAAACGCAGTCGCTACAGTGGAAAGTATCTGACGCTGGCGATTATGGGCGGCGCAGCATTTTTTATCCTCAAGGGATGCGGGGATGATACAGGCTCGGACAACGACGGCGACGGCCGGTTTTACTCCACGGTGAGCGAATGTATTGATGACGGTAATACCGCTACCGTGTGTGCGGACGGCTGGAACAATGCCAAGACAGAGTTCTATGGCAAAGTGCCAACGCAATTAAGTAAGGCGAGTTGTCAGACCCAGTTTGGCGATTGCTACCTCGATAGCACCGATCAGAGTTGGGTGCCGGTGTTTACCGGTTTTTTGCTCAGTCGGGTGATTCGCAAAGATCGTGACGAGCAGTATGTTTACAGCAGTGGCGGCTCATCATACGTTTCCCGCCCCGTCTGGCGTACGACCTCAGGCGACTATGCCTGGCGTTCCGGTAGCGGAAAAAACGATACCGCCACGACGCATGCCTACACGACGAAGAAAGTCTCGACGGTTTCTCGCGGGGGTTACGGGCGTTCGTCCAGCGCGCGCGGGCACTGGGGAGGCTAA